One Serpentinicella alkaliphila DNA segment encodes these proteins:
- a CDS encoding methyl-accepting chemotaxis protein, which produces MTARSQSLAIAELVTSIKEFSKGTEEITSSIMKLSNIIASISQKSEDVGSKTNHMVNISQQGKKSMKKTDDNVGTVMESISQLSDTMIEVGNSTSEIRSIIQVIESIANKTNLLALNASIEAARAGEHGKGFAVVAQEIRNLAEDVTNSTQNIERLIFNVETITQKAIDDTKSNKQSMGNVEVSVKETDKVFEELIASINQAQEQINLIVNEIKSANEFTHDIASITEE; this is translated from the coding sequence TTGACTGCTAGAAGTCAGTCTTTGGCTATAGCAGAATTAGTCACATCAATAAAGGAGTTTTCAAAAGGCACTGAAGAAATTACAAGCAGCATTATGAAACTTTCAAATATAATAGCTAGCATTTCACAAAAAAGTGAAGATGTTGGTAGTAAAACAAATCATATGGTAAACATATCACAGCAAGGAAAAAAATCTATGAAAAAAACGGATGATAATGTTGGTACTGTAATGGAATCAATATCTCAATTATCAGACACAATGATAGAAGTAGGTAATTCTACTTCAGAGATTAGAAGTATAATACAGGTAATAGAAAGTATTGCAAATAAAACAAATTTACTTGCTTTAAACGCGTCTATTGAAGCGGCAAGAGCAGGGGAACATGGAAAAGGTTTTGCAGTAGTGGCACAAGAAATAAGAAACTTAGCTGAAGATGTTACAAATTCAACTCAAAATATCGAAAGGTTAATATTTAATGTAGAAACTATAACACAAAAAGCAATAGATGATACGAAATCCAATAAACAAAGCATGGGTAATGTTGAAGTTTCAGTTAAAGAAACAGATAAAGTATTCGAAGAGTTGATAGCATCAATAAATCAGGCTCAAGAGCAAATCAATTTAATTGTAAATGAAATAAAATCTGCTAACGAATTTACACATGATATTGCTAGTATTACAGAAGAATAA
- a CDS encoding PAS domain-containing protein, which produces MSYKHNTEGVFEYVTESVKDVLGYTVEEFMANFENFLTDNPINKQGIEHTEFSIKGIQQPKYKLELLKKDNSKCMAEITEFPIFNKNAEVIAIEGTSTSK; this is translated from the coding sequence ATTTCCTATAAACATAATACTGAAGGCGTTTTTGAATATGTAACTGAATCTGTAAAAGATGTACTAGGTTATACTGTTGAAGAATTCATGGCAAATTTCGAAAACTTCCTTACTGATAATCCTATAAATAAGCAAGGAATAGAACATACTGAATTTTCAATAAAGGGAATCCAACAACCGAAATATAAACTAGAGCTACTTAAGAAAGATAATTCAAAATGCATGGCTGAAATAACAGAGTTCCCTATTTTTAATAAAAATGCAGAAGTGATAGCTATAGAAGGAACTAGTACAAGTAAATAA
- a CDS encoding SDR family NAD(P)-dependent oxidoreductase: MEFQGKVVLITGASGGIGKATTKLFAQEGAKLVLTGTSKEKLETVAKELNLEPDNYMIISTNVAKEVEIAKLVEETVNRFGTIDVFFNNAGIEGKFQMISDTTADNLDEVLDVNLKGVYYGLKYVMPIMMKQKSGSIINTASVAGFIGSPGMAPYVASKHAVLGITKTAALECAERGVRVNAICPAPVNTRMMRSIEATINPDNPEDAKKLFAQMVPMNRYAEPEEIAQVVLFLASDKSSYITGASYRIDGGMSGK; this comes from the coding sequence ATGGAGTTTCAAGGAAAGGTAGTTTTAATTACAGGTGCGTCTGGTGGTATTGGCAAAGCTACTACAAAGCTTTTTGCTCAGGAAGGTGCTAAACTGGTTTTGACAGGGACAAGTAAAGAAAAGTTGGAAACGGTCGCAAAAGAATTAAATTTAGAACCAGATAATTATATGATAATTTCAACTAATGTAGCAAAGGAAGTAGAGATAGCAAAGCTTGTAGAAGAAACTGTAAATAGATTTGGTACTATAGATGTTTTCTTTAATAATGCAGGTATTGAGGGGAAATTTCAAATGATTAGTGATACCACTGCTGACAACTTAGATGAAGTATTAGATGTTAACTTAAAAGGTGTATATTATGGACTAAAGTATGTTATGCCTATCATGATGAAGCAAAAAAGTGGTAGTATTATAAATACCGCTTCTGTAGCTGGCTTTATTGGCTCACCAGGTATGGCTCCTTACGTAGCTTCTAAACATGCAGTTTTGGGAATTACGAAGACTGCAGCACTAGAGTGTGCAGAAAGAGGTGTACGTGTTAATGCAATATGTCCAGCACCAGTTAATACAAGAATGATGCGTTCTATTGAAGCCACAATAAATCCTGATAATCCAGAAGATGCTAAAAAACTATTTGCGCAAATGGTTCCAATGAATAGATACGCTGAGCCTGAAGAAATTGCACAGGTGGTGCTATTTCTAGCCTCTGACAAATCTTCATACATAACAGGAGCTTCTTACCGTATAG